A stretch of DNA from Spirochaetaceae bacterium:
GCCGCGGTGGTGGAACCTCGGTACGCCGTTGTTGTCGACCACGGCGGCGTGGTAATGACCGCAACAGAACGCGGACACCAGCAACAGGCCGTTGCTCACTCCCGCCCGCCTGGTCACGACTCCGATATCGGGGAGATTCGCGGGCAGGCAGTGGACGACGTAGGTCACCGTACCCGCTCCGTTGCTCACCTCGATGGCGATGTCGTGGCCGGCCGCCACCGGCACCTCGGCGGCCAGACGGCCGGTCGCCACCGCGCTGGCGGTCGGATCGGCGCGCATCAGCGTCAGCCGGGTGCCGGGCCGCCGCGCCTGTGCGGTAACTGAAACGGGGCGCGGCACGCTGTTGTCGTCGTCGGCGGCACCGCAGCGCGCGGCATAGTGATGCACGCCGGGCATGAAGGCGGGATACATCGTGCCGCCGCCCGTTACCGACAGGGCGCTCAACTCCGGCGGCGGCACGGGGGCCGGGAACTCCGCCGCCTCCTGTCCAGGCGGCATCCGGCACGCCGCCAGGAGCGCTAGGCACAGCCACAGCCACAGCGGACAAAGCCGACGGTGCGCCGCCGTCCGCCGCGGCCGGCGTGTCGCCAGGCCGGACCCTCCCGCGCGGTGCGTGCGGTGAACCCGCCAGGATGCGGTCACCCGTCCGGACGGACTCCCGGAGCCGCCAAGCGTCCACAACCCCATCGAGGCTGCCGAGCCGCCGGACATCGGTTGCACGAGCGCAGCGAGCACCTGGACACCGCCAGGGCTGCGTCCACGGCGCGCCTTGGTGGCGTCCGCGGCCCGGGAGGTGGGATCAGTCCGATCGAGGGTGTAAGACAGGCCACGAAGAAACGGAATGGGCATGATCCTATTGTAGAAAAAAGACGATCCGTCCACGTATGCGGAGCCGCGAACGAGTCTTTCACGGAGTCGTCCCCGGCAGGTTATGTGCCTTCCATCGATCGATGCGGCGGGGGTGCTACGCCACTGCGTCGAAGTACGCCGGCTCCCAGCCGTGAAACACTTCAGCGCTCTCAGCGCGTGCGGCGGAGCGAGCCGCCGGACTGCTCGAACCGGTACAGGTCGACGGAAATACGTCCAGGTCGCGGTAGGCGTCGCGAAGGTAGCCGTACATCAGTTGCTTCACGGTCTGGTTGGGAATCCCCAGCCGCGGCGCGCCGCGCACGTTTGGTGTCGATCAGGAAGGTCGGTACGCGCCGGTCTGGGCGGGATCGTCCCGGGCCGGCCGCAACGTCACCAACGCCGACGAAACCATGTCACTCGGTCAAGCGGCTTTTCCGGAAGAGACCGAAGGCGAAGTTGGGTGGCGGCTCCGGGATGTCCTGCCGGCCCTGCAGGTAGCGTTGCGCCTGTTCCGCCGGCGAGAGGTGTTCGACCGCCGTGAAGCCGGTCCGCTCCATCTCGGCGTCGATCTCTTCGGGGCTGTACTCCGACAGCATCGGCTCGCCACGGCGCTCCACGAATCGGTCCATCTTCTCGACCAAGTCCAGTCCGGCAGGGGGCACCAAACGCCGTGGATACCGGTAATCGAGCACGACCCGGCTTCCGGGGGCCGCTACGACGGCGATCTGGCCGATGTTGTCGCGGATCGCCTCGGTGGTCAGGTAACACGTCACCCCCAGCCACGCGAAGAAGGCCGGCGCCTCCGGGTTGAAGCCGGCGCCGATCAATGCTTCGTCGAGTCGGTCCGTCTCGAAGTCCACCGGCACCAACTCGAGATTCGAGGGCAACGGACCGATGCGCCCGATCTGGCGGCGCTTCATCTCCTGCGACGCCGGATGGTCGACTTCGTAAATTCGCAGCCGATCCGCCGAACTCGGGTGGCGCAGCGCGAACGTGTCGAGCCCGGCGCCGAGGATCACGTACTGTTGCACGCCGGATGAGATCGCTTCCCGCAGCCGGTCCTCGGCGTACCGGATGCGCAGGACGATCACGGTTTGGGTGGGCCTGAGCGCGCGCAGCAGGACGTCGACCACGAGACGGTTCAGCAACCAGTTGTTGGCAACCAGCCGCCAGAACGGCGTCACCATGTCGATTGCGTATCGGTCGGAGAAGATCGGTTTCGAATTCCACCTGAGGTGGCTGGCGCGTACCGCGGCCACCAGTATCGCGGTGGTGCTGGCCTTGCGAGGGCGGTTGTCGGACATGGTGAGTCAGTATTTGCGTATCATCCTCATCCTTGTCGAGCACCCCTGCCGACATGGTCGTCCGCATACCCCGAACACAGGTCTGCGACCCTGGTGGCGATCGAGGGCGGTGAGCGGTTCACGCGGCTGTGCCCCTTGCAGGATTCGCTCGCGCTGGGCAGGGCGGCGACTATTCTCAGTGACGACATCCACGCGTCGATCAAGATTAAGGAGTTCCTGGATGTCCAACCAGCATCGCACGAGGCTGAGGCCTGGTCCTCCGACGAGGCAGCGATACCAGCTGGTCGACGGCAGCGGTATCGTCAGCATTGTCCGTCGCCATGGGCCCGAAGATCCGTACGTCCCGGATCCCATGCCGCTTCGGCAATCGATAGGATCGCAGTGAGGTGTTCTTCGGTCAGGGAGTTGGATAACAACTGCGTCCTACTCCCCGGCAAGCCAGCGCTTGACCAGCAGCGTGCGCTGAAGGGTCCGATCTTTGGCTGGATTCTTCGCACCGCTCCGTTCCTTCCAACGGTTCTCACGTTTCATCGTAGTCTCCAGCCACGTGGCGGCTTCGACCTTGGCGTCACCGGTCCACCGATTGCGCTGCATGTGCCCCATGATGAAGATGAATGCCGATTCGCTCTTGTTCGGTCGGACCGCGATCAGTTCCTCAATCTCCCGCTCGACCGGGCTCAGCCGGGCGAGACACGCCTCGCGTTGGCGGACCTCCCTCGCGTCACGCACTTCCTTCTCGATCTTCTGCGCCCGAGCATGCAGCCGCAGACGTAGTTCGTCCTGCGCTGTGGCGTCCTGCTCGAATCTTCCATACCCGACTGCCGTCTTTGCACCGGCGCCGGCGAGCGCAAGTGCGCTACGCAGCCACCCGCTGACGGTGTCCAGTTCGGCCGTCGGACGTTGTTCGCGATCGGTTCGGGTGGGCGCGATGGCGAACAGAAACGGGGTGGCTGCCGCGGTCGTCAGGAACGGAATCGGCGTAGGTGACCGCCAGTCCCCAGGCAGAACCCTATCCTTGCTGGTCCAGCCGCCGTAGTGCGGAGTCATCACGTCCGCTTCCAGAGTCACCGGCTTGATCGGTATCGCATCCAGGAACGCCACACCACCCACAGCACCCGGACTGCCGAGGAGTCGCCCAAGCTCATCGCATGAGGAGCGCGACTGCGCGTGCAGGGTCACCCAGGCATGCACCAGTCCCTTGATCGAACTTCCCGGCAGATAAGGCGTTCCCAGCGTCGAATGCCACGCAAAGCCGTTCTCGACCGGATGGCTGCGTCCCAGACCTGTGACGAAGCGCCACGAGGTGCTGAACACGAACCAGCGGCCGTTTCGCTTCTCGGCCAAGCGCACCACGCGCAGGGAGTATTCTTCGATCTCCTCACTGCTTCCAACCGGGTGGCCAGTGACGTCGTTGATCCATTGCAACTTCGGGTTTTCGGCGTTGTCAACCTTGTCGTTCGTCATGGTCCACGCCCCGTCCTTCCGGAACCACTGGTTGCAGAACTTGTCGAACCAGAGACCCGCGTGACCGTCAGACCTATCGTGCGGGTTCCAGACAGCCGCTTTATGGAGTGGGCGCATCAATCGTCCCCACTTGCATCGGCAGGGAAGCTCGCACGGCAGCACTTCTTGTGCCATTCCAGCCATGCCAGTGATTCGGCCTGAGCCCGTAGGTAGTGCTCCTCGTCGTTGTTCATGATCGCCTGCAGGAGATCGCCACTCTGCCGATAGACTCCTCCATCCTCCCGGCATAGCCACTGTTGCAGACTCCCGTAGAGTTCGTGGTGTGCGCGTTCGTCGTCCTTTGTCGGTTGCCAACCGGCGCCGGCTCGTTCGGTGGCGAGCGCCTGTCCCAACCCATTCATGACGATCGCCGGCCCCAGACGGTCTACGTAAGCCCGGTAGCGCGCCTTGAACCCGTCGGGCCTACGCTGGAGCTCTTCTATGCGAGCTAGCGCGTGTGCCGCGCGTTGCTGCTCAACGCTCTTCATCGGGTTTCTCTGTCGCTGCGCGGCGCACGCTGACCGCGAACCAGCCATGGCCCACGGTCTCGTTGCCGCCGGCCTGCAGGTACGGATCGTGGGAGAAGAGCAACTCCAGTGGGTTCGTGGCCGTGCCGTCGCGGGCCATGACAAGGGCGTACATAACCGTGTCGGGCGGCAGCGTCTCCTCGTACCAAAGATTCTGGCTCTGCTTAGTGTCATCCGCCAGTTTGTTCCGCGCCTGAATGGGAAGGCCGTAGCGCACGAACCAGGAAAAATCGTCGTCGTCGAGAACGGCGACTTGATGGCTGAGTCGCTTCTGCGTCTCAGGATGAAGCAGGAGCGGTCGAATGCTGTCCGCGATGTCATCCGCCGGTGTCCCCTGAATGCAAAACTGCCGTTCTTCCAGGAACAGGTGGTCGGCTCCCGCTGCCAGCGTTTGATGTCGATCCACGTGTGGTATCGACGGTCGCGGGCCCAAGCCGGCGCGTGAGAGGTCGCGCCGGTATCGTTCGATCAGGTGCGGGCAGGTCGCCCATCGGTAGGTGCCGGTGAGGCTGCGAACGGGGAGCAGCAGCAGGCGCGCGTCGGACACCAGCAAGGCTCCCGCGTGCTCCGGCGTTCCGAACGGTCCGTCTCGTTGTTCGGGGTTCGTCTTGTCCTTCAGGGCGCCCTTCAGGCTCGATCCGACCAGGACCGGGTAGTCGGTCGCAGCCTCCCTAGCCACCGGCAAATCCACGACTCCCAGGCCGCGCCCGGTTCCGGGATGGATCGGTGTCTCGGCCAGCAGGCCAAGCATGGCGGTATTCATGTGTTCATCCTCCTGTATCTACTCTGGCCACACCCCGAGTGCTGCCAAGCCGAAGCCCCACTCCCGGCGCCTGCCGATACGCACCAAGCCGTCGCCTCGCTCGTCGATCCGGTCCCGATGTGACAGCTCACAGAACAACACGCTTCCGGGTGGGAGCACCGAACGAATGGGAAGTGGACACCGCGCCAGTGAGTCCCAGCCACCAACGCGCTGCGGGCGGTCAAGACACGCGGAGACGACCCGGAAGCCTTCCGGCCCGTTCAGTGCGCGGTGGCCACGCAGCATCTCCTGTTCCAGATCGAGAGGAGACAAAGCAATGAGCGCCGCGCGTCCGGTTTCCGCGATGCGGTCCAGCGACGGGTCAAAGCGCACGTCGCCCCGCCACTCACGACAGGCGGCCAGCCGGCTCTCTCCGCCGAACGGAAGCATTTTGCCGCTTGGTATTCCCCAGTGGTTGGGCAGGCCGGACAGCAACACGCCCAGGCCCACGCCGCGTACGGGACGAACGTGGCGCGTGCTATAGAGCATGCCCTCCTCCGCAGTCCTGGCGGCAGTGCGTCTCAGCCCGATGCGCGGCTCGTCCGACCACAGAGTCCGAGCGGGGACGATGGTGCCGGCCGGCGGCAGGCAACCACTCAGCGCGGAATCGACACCGTCTCGCGTGAGCCAGTAGTCATTGCCGGTGCCTTGCGTTTCGGTTTCGTCGTGATCCTTCGAGAGGACCTCGGGGAGCCGATGGCTTCCGAGATCGCAGGCCACCGGGTCGCCGGGTCGGAGGAACGAGCTTGGCTTCCACCCGTGGGCGTTGGCGGAGCCCACTATATGGCGAGGTACGCGAAAGAGTGGTTGCCCGCAGCGAAGGAGAAACGGGCCGTCGAAGGAGATCATGCCGAGCGTGTCCGGGCCGTCGCCTAGCACGTTGCAGACTTCGCGCGGCCACCGTCCGCGACCGCCCCAGCCGTGGCCGCGCGCCAGAGCTGCGCGCAACGCGCCGGCGACCGTCGGAGGATGAGGAGGAAACAGGCTGCCGACACCCTCCTGAGGCGCTACGCCCATCGTAAACGGCGTGCCGTCGCGGAAGAACCATGTGTCCACCGGCTCCAGTTGCAGGCCGGTCATGCGCCGCCCTCCTCGTGCTCTGGATTGGCCAGGAACCGGGCAAGCAGGAGCGCGTCGATTCCGGCTTGCGTAGTCCGACGGCCAGCCTCGCCACTCGCGGCATTTGGGCGAGGTGGCCCATTCCGAGCGGGCATGAGGAGATTCCACACCAGCGGGACGATCTCGGCCGTGCGACTCGCAGCTCTATCCATGCGCAGGTCTAGGCTGTGGTGGATCTCGGCGTGCAGAAACGGCTGGACGGCGAGCGAGTCAGGTAAGACTCCCCAGTGCCCGGGCCGCCACTGGTCCCAACCGCAGAGCCGCGTTAGCAGATCCCGAATCCGATAGATCAGCGATGAGGACAGCCCCGGATCCTCAGCATCCGTATGGGTCTGCTCCTGAAAATCCTGGAGCAGCTCGACGGCGGCACGAGTCTGACCTTCCGGGGTCGGGCGATTCCAGATGGTGGCCCACTGGCAGCGCAGACCGCCGGGCTTCAATACGGCTGCCGCCAGCGAGTTCCTCCCGTTGCCGTCCTTGGCCACGTCGTCGAGCAGATGCCGCACTTCGCCGAGCACGTAGTTCAAGGGCATGCGGATGTGGGCGAAGAGGACGGCCGCGGAGAGCGTCGCTTGTGCGGCATCGGGTGGAGCGCCGGCGCCACCGAACACACGCGACACGAAAGTACAGCGGTAAGCCTCGGCGACCGCATGAGCGCAAGCCAGCGCGCGCGGAACGGGCAGCATGGCGAGCACGTCATCGCCACCCGCATAGACCGTCACACCGTCGTGTACGCGGATGATCTCGGATACCTGGAGGGTGAACCCGAGGAGGGCTTCGCTCACCGCTTCGCCGCCGAGTTCATGCACCAGCTTGCCCAGACGGTCTCCGTCGGCTAGGAGCAGTGCGTAGAAGGTCGGCGGTGACCCTAGTGGACGCCCATGCCCGTCCTTCAAGTCGTAGATCTTGTCGAGCCGTTGTCGTAGCTCGTCCCGCGCTCCCGAGGCAGCGGAGTCGGAGAGGGGACACAAGCGCTCATTCGCTACGGAATCGCGGTGGAGATAGTTTGCATCCAGCCGCGGAAAGTCGCCGACGGCCGGTCCGACGGGGAATCGCGCGCGCTCCGAGAGCACGCCGGTTGCGAACTTCTCGACGGCACGAGCGTACTGGCTAGCATAATCCGGCGCCATTTCTGCTACGCCGCGGATCCACGGAGTGGCCGCCACGTGGACGGTAGAAGGCCAGTGTGTCGCGTCCACGCGCCACCCGATTGCATCCTTGGCAACCTTCGGGAACAACCGCTTCACGAGTGCGATGGCGCTCAGACGTTCGTTATCGCGCAGGTTCAGTTTACCAATGCCCTCTTGGTAAGTGATGCGTTTCCAGAAGGCGTCCTGCTCCGTGCGGCTCCGAGCACGAACGTAGCCGGACAGTTCCTGCAGGTCATGCATCACCGTACACTTTTCACCCGGCTCGTCGAGAGGGAGGTGGCTCCGCCAGTGCTTGCGGCGGGCGAGCAGGCTGCCATGGTCACACGGGCCCGCGGTCCAGGTGAACTCCCAGAACGTCGTGACCTGCCGTTCCCAGATGACGCGAGTGCCGTTGCCCTCGGCGCAGGCAGGCTCGACGAAGCGTTGCCACACGGCTTTGCACACCCGCTGCCACGCCTCCTGAAAGTACCTCTCGGCAGCTTCCGCAACACGTCGCGCGTCGTCCGCGACCGTAACGACGAAGTGGTTCGGCACGCTACCGATCGCCGGCCGGTCACCGGTTGGGCGGCCGCTGACCCAGCGAAAGAGCGGATCCTGGTCGACTCTCGGTTGCTTGATCCTTCCGCCCGCCTGCTGCGCGCCGCGCATGGCGTGCGCCGTCAGAAAGGACAACAGGTACGAGCTGCCCCACAGATCACGCGTGCGACGTGACTGGGCGACGAAGCCCTGGACCGGGCCGATGGAAATATCGAGGCGCTGAGTCACGGCCTGATCTCCGTCACGTTCGCAAACGGTTCACGGCGCTTGCGACCGTCGAGCAGGCGGTCGAGAAAGTCGTGAACAGGCCGGTAGAGCTGAGCCTCCGGTGCCTGCCGGACCTTGGTTCCGCCGACCGACAGGTCCGAACGGCCGACGGGCAAAAAACGGGCCGGCAGAAACGACAGGACAGCCACTGGCGCATCACCACACTCGTGAACGTGGATGAACAGGGGACTCGCGCGGCGATCCAGAGTCCGGTCGAAGGGCTCCACCTTGTCTCGGAGCTGCTTTCCATAGTTGTGCGGCAGACCAAAGGCGACCCGACGCGGATGACGGTTCCGCTGCTGACTCTTCATCAGGTCGTGGTCGTCCCTGAAGTTGTGCTCTGATCTCTCCCCAAGGACATTTCCGTTGTGGCCCCAACTCCGGTACCTCATCATCTCGCGCCCGACGAGGTTCAACAGATCCAGGGGCGAGGACCGGTTGTTATCCGTCACCGTCAATATGCGAGTCTTTTGCGACACTGCGGTGAAGTCTGCCCATCGGGTCCTCGCGCCCGCGCGGGATCGGGAACGGTGTTGGAGTATGGCGTGCAGGTCGCGCGTGCTCTCCGGGGCGTGCCAATGCTCTTGGTCGTCCGTACGCAACGATTGCAGCACCAGCGAGCCGTAGCCTTTGCGACTCTTCGCGCCCATGCCACCGAGTGTGCCGAGCGCTATCAGAGCCTCCTGCAGGGACTGCACTTGCCTATCGCGAAGCGAGCGCCCGTGCAGCCGTGCCGTAAACTCGATCGGCGGGCATAGACAGACGCGGGTAAGCTGGCCCGCCTTCCTACCAAAGGCCTCCATCACGCCGTAGCCGAGATAGCTAGCGCCTTCGCCCACGATTCCGTCGCCAAGGTCAAGCACCTTGCCTGCGGCCAAAGCTGCCGGTTCACTCTCCAGAATGAGTTGAGTCGATACCCGTGATTGGCCGCCGCCCGCGCTTCCGAACAGCGCGTCTTCCTCACGTTGGATGGCATCAAGGTCCCCGTTGAGGCGCGGCCACGCCAGTGCCCGCCACCAGAACCGGAGCACTCCCTTGAAGGTGGGCGCGCGAAGCTCGGCGCGTTGCGGATCGGCGCCGGCGCTGAACAGCGGCGTGACGACGCGGTATCGCGCTTCGATTTCAGTGGTCATCGTCCTCCCTTGCGTCCAGCCAGAACGGCTCTCCGGTCCGGTACGGGTCGGCATCCTGCTCGCTCGGCGGCCGGCGGTCGATCAGGCCGAAGCGGCGAAC
This window harbors:
- a CDS encoding class I SAM-dependent methyltransferase → MSDNRPRKASTTAILVAAVRASHLRWNSKPIFSDRYAIDMVTPFWRLVANNWLLNRLVVDVLLRALRPTQTVIVLRIRYAEDRLREAISSGVQQYVILGAGLDTFALRHPSSADRLRIYEVDHPASQEMKRRQIGRIGPLPSNLELVPVDFETDRLDEALIGAGFNPEAPAFFAWLGVTCYLTTEAIRDNIGQIAVVAAPGSRVVLDYRYPRRLVPPAGLDLVEKMDRFVERRGEPMLSEYSPEEIDAEMERTGFTAVEHLSPAEQAQRYLQGRQDIPEPPPNFAFGLFRKSRLTE
- the cmr6 gene encoding type III-B CRISPR module RAMP protein Cmr6 translates to MTNDKVDNAENPKLQWINDVTGHPVGSSEEIEEYSLRVVRLAEKRNGRWFVFSTSWRFVTGLGRSHPVENGFAWHSTLGTPYLPGSSIKGLVHAWVTLHAQSRSSCDELGRLLGSPGAVGGVAFLDAIPIKPVTLEADVMTPHYGGWTSKDRVLPGDWRSPTPIPFLTTAAATPFLFAIAPTRTDREQRPTAELDTVSGWLRSALALAGAGAKTAVGYGRFEQDATAQDELRLRLHARAQKIEKEVRDAREVRQREACLARLSPVEREIEELIAVRPNKSESAFIFIMGHMQRNRWTGDAKVEAATWLETTMKRENRWKERSGAKNPAKDRTLQRTLLVKRWLAGE
- the cmr5 gene encoding type III-B CRISPR module-associated protein Cmr5; the encoded protein is MKSVEQQRAAHALARIEELQRRPDGFKARYRAYVDRLGPAIVMNGLGQALATERAGAGWQPTKDDERAHHELYGSLQQWLCREDGGVYRQSGDLLQAIMNNDEEHYLRAQAESLAWLEWHKKCCRASFPADASGDD
- the cmr4 gene encoding type III-B CRISPR module RAMP protein Cmr4, with the translated sequence MNTAMLGLLAETPIHPGTGRGLGVVDLPVAREAATDYPVLVGSSLKGALKDKTNPEQRDGPFGTPEHAGALLVSDARLLLLPVRSLTGTYRWATCPHLIERYRRDLSRAGLGPRPSIPHVDRHQTLAAGADHLFLEERQFCIQGTPADDIADSIRPLLLHPETQKRLSHQVAVLDDDDFSWFVRYGLPIQARNKLADDTKQSQNLWYEETLPPDTVMYALVMARDGTATNPLELLFSHDPYLQAGGNETVGHGWFAVSVRRAATEKPDEER
- the cas10 gene encoding type III-B CRISPR-associated protein Cas10/Cmr2; amino-acid sequence: MTQRLDISIGPVQGFVAQSRRTRDLWGSSYLLSFLTAHAMRGAQQAGGRIKQPRVDQDPLFRWVSGRPTGDRPAIGSVPNHFVVTVADDARRVAEAAERYFQEAWQRVCKAVWQRFVEPACAEGNGTRVIWERQVTTFWEFTWTAGPCDHGSLLARRKHWRSHLPLDEPGEKCTVMHDLQELSGYVRARSRTEQDAFWKRITYQEGIGKLNLRDNERLSAIALVKRLFPKVAKDAIGWRVDATHWPSTVHVAATPWIRGVAEMAPDYASQYARAVEKFATGVLSERARFPVGPAVGDFPRLDANYLHRDSVANERLCPLSDSAASGARDELRQRLDKIYDLKDGHGRPLGSPPTFYALLLADGDRLGKLVHELGGEAVSEALLGFTLQVSEIIRVHDGVTVYAGGDDVLAMLPVPRALACAHAVAEAYRCTFVSRVFGGAGAPPDAAQATLSAAVLFAHIRMPLNYVLGEVRHLLDDVAKDGNGRNSLAAAVLKPGGLRCQWATIWNRPTPEGQTRAAVELLQDFQEQTHTDAEDPGLSSSLIYRIRDLLTRLCGWDQWRPGHWGVLPDSLAVQPFLHAEIHHSLDLRMDRAASRTAEIVPLVWNLLMPARNGPPRPNAASGEAGRRTTQAGIDALLLARFLANPEHEEGGA
- the cmr1 gene encoding type III-B CRISPR module RAMP protein Cmr1, whose translation is MTTEIEARYRVVTPLFSAGADPQRAELRAPTFKGVLRFWWRALAWPRLNGDLDAIQREEDALFGSAGGGQSRVSTQLILESEPAALAAGKVLDLGDGIVGEGASYLGYGVMEAFGRKAGQLTRVCLCPPIEFTARLHGRSLRDRQVQSLQEALIALGTLGGMGAKSRKGYGSLVLQSLRTDDQEHWHAPESTRDLHAILQHRSRSRAGARTRWADFTAVSQKTRILTVTDNNRSSPLDLLNLVGREMMRYRSWGHNGNVLGERSEHNFRDDHDLMKSQQRNRHPRRVAFGLPHNYGKQLRDKVEPFDRTLDRRASPLFIHVHECGDAPVAVLSFLPARFLPVGRSDLSVGGTKVRQAPEAQLYRPVHDFLDRLLDGRKRREPFANVTEIRP